Proteins encoded within one genomic window of Flavobacterium gilvum:
- the cobU gene encoding bifunctional adenosylcobinamide kinase/adenosylcobinamide-phosphate guanylyltransferase — protein MIYLITGGERSGKSSYAEKLSKELSEKPMYVATARKWDEDFQKRIDRHQKDREEHWINIEKEKHLSEIDFSGKVAIVDCVTLWLTNFFVDTKNDVALSLEQAKAEFDAIAKQENATIIIVTNEIGMGVHAETHIGRKFVELQGWMNQYIAQKADTVVLMVSGIPVKIKE, from the coding sequence ATGATATATTTAATAACAGGCGGAGAACGTTCCGGAAAAAGCAGTTATGCAGAGAAATTATCCAAAGAATTATCCGAAAAACCAATGTACGTGGCAACCGCCCGAAAGTGGGATGAAGATTTCCAAAAACGCATCGATCGCCACCAAAAAGACCGTGAAGAACATTGGATAAACATAGAGAAAGAAAAACATCTGAGCGAAATAGATTTCTCCGGAAAAGTAGCTATTGTCGATTGTGTGACGCTTTGGCTGACTAATTTTTTTGTAGATACAAAAAATGACGTTGCCCTAAGTTTGGAACAAGCCAAAGCCGAATTTGATGCTATTGCGAAACAGGAAAATGCAACAATCATTATTGTGACTAACGAAATAGGAATGGGAGTTCACGCCGAAACCCATATTGGAAGAAAATTTGTCGAATTGCAAGGTTGGATGAATCAATACATAGCCCAAAAAGCCGATACCGTCGTGTTGATGGTTTCC
- a CDS encoding virulence RhuM family protein: MENVSNILIYQTEDGTTKIETRLLEETVWLTQAQMADLFQKNRVTITEYLGNIFKEGELEEILVSRKFRHTASDGKNYETTFYNIDVIISVGYRVKSHRGTQFRIKN, encoded by the coding sequence ATGGAAAACGTATCGAATATACTGATTTATCAAACCGAAGATGGAACGACCAAAATAGAAACGCGTCTTCTTGAAGAAACGGTTTGGCTTACCCAAGCACAAATGGCTGACTTATTTCAAAAGAATAGAGTTACCATTACTGAATATTTGGGTAACATTTTCAAGGAAGGAGAACTGGAAGAAATTTTAGTTAGTCGGAAATTCCGACATACTGCTTCTGATGGGAAAAATTATGAAACAACATTCTACAATATTGACGTAATAATTTCGGTTGGTTACCGTGTAAAGTCGCACAGAGGAACCCAATTTCGAATAAAGAATTAA
- a CDS encoding DUF5522 domain-containing protein, translated as MNTIKVKHCSICQIAFDCGDTAEGKACWCNDFPPIFNPLDSADCLCPSCFKKVCSHKIDEFVATITPETAIGNKASLLPETTNIIEGIDYYFEDGNYVFKPWFHLKRGYCCKSDCTHCPY; from the coding sequence ATGAATACAATAAAAGTGAAACATTGTTCTATTTGTCAAATAGCTTTTGATTGTGGAGATACTGCAGAAGGCAAAGCTTGCTGGTGCAATGATTTTCCACCTATTTTCAATCCTCTTGATAGCGCAGATTGTCTTTGTCCGAGTTGTTTCAAAAAAGTTTGTTCCCACAAAATTGATGAATTTGTAGCGACCATAACTCCTGAAACGGCCATTGGAAACAAAGCTTCGTTATTGCCCGAAACCACAAACATAATCGAAGGAATTGATTATTATTTTGAAGACGGGAACTATGTTTTTAAGCCTTGGTTTCATCTCAAACGGGGATATTGTTGTAAAAGCGATTGCACACATTGCCCGTATTGA